One region of Carya illinoinensis cultivar Pawnee chromosome 8, C.illinoinensisPawnee_v1, whole genome shotgun sequence genomic DNA includes:
- the LOC122319189 gene encoding protein trichome birefringence-like 5 isoform X2 produces the protein MATSFLSRNATLSIASQEPAHAPTHPLVPPNSQNNSFRSISDEFSVQDETGPVQENESFGVTDDNGGDLSMEGVKECNFYMGTWVKDEGYPIYKQGSCPYVDEAFDCQSNGRGDSDYLKWRWKPDGCDLPRFNATDFLARIRGKRLMLVGDSMNRNQFESILCLLREGLHNKSKMYEIHGHKITKGRGYFVFKFEDYNCTVEFVRSHFLVKEGVRVNAHGNSNPTLSIDQIDKTAKRWKRADILVFNTGHWWAHGKTARGKNYYKEGDYLYPEFDSVVAYKRALRTWANWVDKNVNPKKQLVFYRGYSSAHFRGGDWDSGGSCNGETGPVLSGTILNNYPQKMKIVDEVLKEMQVPVKLLNVTRLTNFRKDGHPSIYGKNVTAGKKVSTRRQDCSHWCLPGVPDAWNELIYATLVSQQIGTKKKSNDSFL, from the exons ATGGCAACTTCCTTTCTCTCTCGGA ATGCCACTCTCTCTATTGCTTCTCAAGAACCAGCACACGCACCCACTCACCCGCTCGTCCCTCCCAATTCTCAAAACAACAGCTTCCGGAGCATCAGCGACGAGTTCTCTGTTCAAGATGAGACCGGCCCAGTGCAAGAAAATGAGTCCTTTGGTGTAACGGATGATAATGGCGGGGATTTATCGATGGAGGGAGTTAAAGAGTGTAATTTCTACATGGGCACTTGGGTGAAAGATGAAGGGTACCCAATTTACAAACAGGGTTCTTGCCCTTATGTTGATGAGGCTTTTGATTGCCAAAGCAATGGTAGGGGTGACTCCGATTATCTCAAGTGGCGGTGGAAGCCCGACGGCTGTGATCTTCCGAG GTTTAATGCAACAGACTTCTTGGCGAGAATAAGAGGTAAAAGGCTAATGCTGGTTGGAGATTCCATGAACCGGAACCAGTTTGAGTCAATCCTTTGCCTCCTCCGGGAAGGGCTGCATAATAAGAGCAAAATGTATGAAATCCATGGCCACAAAATAACAAAAGGAAGAGGCTACTTTGTCTTCAAATTTGAG GACTACAACTGTACAGTGGAGTTTGTGAGGTCACATTTCCTTGTAAAGGAAGGTGTCCGTGTTAATGCTCATGGGAACTCAAATCCAACTCTATCCATAGACCAAATTGACAAGACAGCTAAACGTTGGAAGCGGGCTGACATTCTTGTCTTTAATACTGGCCATTGGTGGGCTCATGGAAAGACTGCTCGGGG AAAAAATTACTATAAAGAAGGTGATTATCTCTATCCAGAGTTTGATTCAGTTGTTGCGTATAAAAGGGCTTTGAGGACCTGGGCAAATTGGGTTGATAAAAATGTGAATCCTAAGAAGCAGTTGGTCTTCTATCGGGGATACTCTTCTGCCCATTTCAG AGGTGGAGATTGGGACTCAGGCGGCTCATGTAATGGGGAGACTGGACCTGTCTTGAGTGGGACCATCCTCAATAACTATCCACAAAAAATGAAGATAGTAGATGAAGTGCTCAAGGAGATGCAGGTTCCTGTGAAACTATTGAACGTGACAAGGTTGACCAATTTCCGCAAGGATGGCCACCCTTCAATCTATGGCAAGAATGTGACTGCTGGGAAAAAAGTTTCCACAAGGAGGCAGGATTGCAGCCATTGGTGTCTTCCTGGGGTCCCTGATGCATGGAATGAGCTTATTTATGCTACCCTGGTTTCTCAACAGATAGGTACGAAGAAAAAATCCAATGACTCTTTCCTTTAA
- the LOC122319189 gene encoding protein trichome birefringence-like 5 isoform X3 — translation MATSFLSRSKNRSTITVLLFLSLFLFTVFLFSKRAFEPTLFLYRDLFSQPPPFSSSLTNSRPSFSSDATLSIASQEPAHAPTHPLVPPNSQNNSFRSISDEFSVQDETGPVQENESFGVTDDNGGDLSMEGVKECNFYMGTWVKDEGYPIYKQGSCPYVDEAFDCQSNGRGDSDYLKWRWKPDGCDLPRFNATDFLARIRGKRLMLVGDSMNRNQFESILCLLREGLHNKSKMYEIHGHKITKGRGYFVFKFEDYNCTVEFVRSHFLVKEGVRVNAHGNSNPTLSIDQIDKTAKRWKRADILVFNTGHWWAHGKTARGKNYYKEGDYLYPEFDSVVAYKRALRTWANWVDKNVNPKKQLVFYRGYSSAHFRII, via the exons ATGGCAACTTCCTTTCTCTCTCGGAGTAAGAATCGTTCCACCATAACTGTTCTCTTGTTCCTCTCGTTATTTCTCTTCACTGTTTTCCTCTTCAGCAAACGAGCTTTCGAGCCCACTCTCTTCCTCTACAGAGATCTCTTTTCCCAACCCCCTCCGTTTTCTTCTTCACTAACCAATTCCCGCCCTTCCTTTTCATCAGATGCCACTCTCTCTATTGCTTCTCAAGAACCAGCACACGCACCCACTCACCCGCTCGTCCCTCCCAATTCTCAAAACAACAGCTTCCGGAGCATCAGCGACGAGTTCTCTGTTCAAGATGAGACCGGCCCAGTGCAAGAAAATGAGTCCTTTGGTGTAACGGATGATAATGGCGGGGATTTATCGATGGAGGGAGTTAAAGAGTGTAATTTCTACATGGGCACTTGGGTGAAAGATGAAGGGTACCCAATTTACAAACAGGGTTCTTGCCCTTATGTTGATGAGGCTTTTGATTGCCAAAGCAATGGTAGGGGTGACTCCGATTATCTCAAGTGGCGGTGGAAGCCCGACGGCTGTGATCTTCCGAG GTTTAATGCAACAGACTTCTTGGCGAGAATAAGAGGTAAAAGGCTAATGCTGGTTGGAGATTCCATGAACCGGAACCAGTTTGAGTCAATCCTTTGCCTCCTCCGGGAAGGGCTGCATAATAAGAGCAAAATGTATGAAATCCATGGCCACAAAATAACAAAAGGAAGAGGCTACTTTGTCTTCAAATTTGAG GACTACAACTGTACAGTGGAGTTTGTGAGGTCACATTTCCTTGTAAAGGAAGGTGTCCGTGTTAATGCTCATGGGAACTCAAATCCAACTCTATCCATAGACCAAATTGACAAGACAGCTAAACGTTGGAAGCGGGCTGACATTCTTGTCTTTAATACTGGCCATTGGTGGGCTCATGGAAAGACTGCTCGGGG AAAAAATTACTATAAAGAAGGTGATTATCTCTATCCAGAGTTTGATTCAGTTGTTGCGTATAAAAGGGCTTTGAGGACCTGGGCAAATTGGGTTGATAAAAATGTGAATCCTAAGAAGCAGTTGGTCTTCTATCGGGGATACTCTTCTGCCCATTTCAG AATTATTTGA
- the LOC122319189 gene encoding protein trichome birefringence-like 5 isoform X1, translating into MATSFLSRSKNRSTITVLLFLSLFLFTVFLFSKRAFEPTLFLYRDLFSQPPPFSSSLTNSRPSFSSDATLSIASQEPAHAPTHPLVPPNSQNNSFRSISDEFSVQDETGPVQENESFGVTDDNGGDLSMEGVKECNFYMGTWVKDEGYPIYKQGSCPYVDEAFDCQSNGRGDSDYLKWRWKPDGCDLPRFNATDFLARIRGKRLMLVGDSMNRNQFESILCLLREGLHNKSKMYEIHGHKITKGRGYFVFKFEDYNCTVEFVRSHFLVKEGVRVNAHGNSNPTLSIDQIDKTAKRWKRADILVFNTGHWWAHGKTARGKNYYKEGDYLYPEFDSVVAYKRALRTWANWVDKNVNPKKQLVFYRGYSSAHFRGGDWDSGGSCNGETGPVLSGTILNNYPQKMKIVDEVLKEMQVPVKLLNVTRLTNFRKDGHPSIYGKNVTAGKKVSTRRQDCSHWCLPGVPDAWNELIYATLVSQQIGTKKKSNDSFL; encoded by the exons ATGGCAACTTCCTTTCTCTCTCGGAGTAAGAATCGTTCCACCATAACTGTTCTCTTGTTCCTCTCGTTATTTCTCTTCACTGTTTTCCTCTTCAGCAAACGAGCTTTCGAGCCCACTCTCTTCCTCTACAGAGATCTCTTTTCCCAACCCCCTCCGTTTTCTTCTTCACTAACCAATTCCCGCCCTTCCTTTTCATCAGATGCCACTCTCTCTATTGCTTCTCAAGAACCAGCACACGCACCCACTCACCCGCTCGTCCCTCCCAATTCTCAAAACAACAGCTTCCGGAGCATCAGCGACGAGTTCTCTGTTCAAGATGAGACCGGCCCAGTGCAAGAAAATGAGTCCTTTGGTGTAACGGATGATAATGGCGGGGATTTATCGATGGAGGGAGTTAAAGAGTGTAATTTCTACATGGGCACTTGGGTGAAAGATGAAGGGTACCCAATTTACAAACAGGGTTCTTGCCCTTATGTTGATGAGGCTTTTGATTGCCAAAGCAATGGTAGGGGTGACTCCGATTATCTCAAGTGGCGGTGGAAGCCCGACGGCTGTGATCTTCCGAG GTTTAATGCAACAGACTTCTTGGCGAGAATAAGAGGTAAAAGGCTAATGCTGGTTGGAGATTCCATGAACCGGAACCAGTTTGAGTCAATCCTTTGCCTCCTCCGGGAAGGGCTGCATAATAAGAGCAAAATGTATGAAATCCATGGCCACAAAATAACAAAAGGAAGAGGCTACTTTGTCTTCAAATTTGAG GACTACAACTGTACAGTGGAGTTTGTGAGGTCACATTTCCTTGTAAAGGAAGGTGTCCGTGTTAATGCTCATGGGAACTCAAATCCAACTCTATCCATAGACCAAATTGACAAGACAGCTAAACGTTGGAAGCGGGCTGACATTCTTGTCTTTAATACTGGCCATTGGTGGGCTCATGGAAAGACTGCTCGGGG AAAAAATTACTATAAAGAAGGTGATTATCTCTATCCAGAGTTTGATTCAGTTGTTGCGTATAAAAGGGCTTTGAGGACCTGGGCAAATTGGGTTGATAAAAATGTGAATCCTAAGAAGCAGTTGGTCTTCTATCGGGGATACTCTTCTGCCCATTTCAG AGGTGGAGATTGGGACTCAGGCGGCTCATGTAATGGGGAGACTGGACCTGTCTTGAGTGGGACCATCCTCAATAACTATCCACAAAAAATGAAGATAGTAGATGAAGTGCTCAAGGAGATGCAGGTTCCTGTGAAACTATTGAACGTGACAAGGTTGACCAATTTCCGCAAGGATGGCCACCCTTCAATCTATGGCAAGAATGTGACTGCTGGGAAAAAAGTTTCCACAAGGAGGCAGGATTGCAGCCATTGGTGTCTTCCTGGGGTCCCTGATGCATGGAATGAGCTTATTTATGCTACCCTGGTTTCTCAACAGATAGGTACGAAGAAAAAATCCAATGACTCTTTCCTTTAA
- the LOC122318693 gene encoding homeobox-leucine zipper protein HAT22-like isoform X2 — MEGDDQACNTRLNLGLGLGENGPRKERDDRNKGKPLVCLDLTFALRPKDEAVNVDDHERADPATLKVIDGYEDQCLNKENESSKNHHKKEGGGGRKKLRLTKEQSILLEDSFKRHSTLNPAQKQTLAEQLKLKARQVEVWFQNKRARTKLKQTEVDCEFLKKCCESLGDENRRLKKELQELRSLKVGQSPLYIQLQKAATLRMCPSCEKNILKANDEGKNAAVFDVVRKNKKLQSGFGAAAAHAN; from the exons atggaAGGTGATGATCAAGCATGCAACACAAGGCTCAACCTCGGACTAGGGTTGGGTGAAAATGGTCCGAGGAAGGAGAGGGATGATCGGAATAAGGGAAAGCCTCTGGTTTGCTTGGACTTAACGTTTGCGCTACGGCCAAAAGACGAAGCAGTTAACGTGGATGATCATGAGAGAGCAGACCCAGCAACGCTCAAAGTGATCGATGGTTACGAGGATCAGTGCCTGAATAAGGAAAATGAGTCCAGTAAAAACCACCACAAGAAGGAAGGTGGAGGTGGGAGAAAGAAACTCCGGCTCACAAAAGAGCAATCCATCTTGCTTGAAGACAGCTTCAAACGCCATAGCACCCTTAATCCG gCACAGAAACAGACATTGGCCGAGCAATTGAAACTGAAAGCTAGACAAGTGGAGGTTTGGTTCCAAAATAAAAGAGCAAG AACCAAGTTGAAGCAAACAGAAGTAGACTGTGAATTCTTGAAGAAATGCTGTGAAAGTCTTGGCGACGAGAATAGAAGATTGAAGAAAGAATTGCAGGAGCTTCGATCGCTAAAAGTTGGACAATCACCTTTGtatattcaactccaaaaggCTGCGACTCTTAGAATGTGCCCGTCGTGCGAGAAAAATATCCTCAAAGCTAATGATGAAGGGAAGAACGCGGCCGTCTTCGATGTGGTCCGGAAGAACAAGAAATTGCAGAGCGGGTTTGGTGCTGCTGCTGCTCATGCAAACTAA
- the LOC122318693 gene encoding homeobox-leucine zipper protein HOX17-like isoform X1: MIMMLWWCGVDSGLQGKKSRRIRKSDDQACNTRLNLGLGLGENGPRKERDDRNKGKPLVCLDLTFALRPKDEAVNVDDHERADPATLKVIDGYEDQCLNKENESSKNHHKKEGGGGRKKLRLTKEQSILLEDSFKRHSTLNPAQKQTLAEQLKLKARQVEVWFQNKRARTKLKQTEVDCEFLKKCCESLGDENRRLKKELQELRSLKVGQSPLYIQLQKAATLRMCPSCEKNILKANDEGKNAAVFDVVRKNKKLQSGFGAAAAHAN; the protein is encoded by the exons ATGATCATGATGTTGTGGTGGTGCGGTGTGGACAGTGGACTCCAAGGAAAAAAATCCCGAAGAATTCGTAAAA GTGATGATCAAGCATGCAACACAAGGCTCAACCTCGGACTAGGGTTGGGTGAAAATGGTCCGAGGAAGGAGAGGGATGATCGGAATAAGGGAAAGCCTCTGGTTTGCTTGGACTTAACGTTTGCGCTACGGCCAAAAGACGAAGCAGTTAACGTGGATGATCATGAGAGAGCAGACCCAGCAACGCTCAAAGTGATCGATGGTTACGAGGATCAGTGCCTGAATAAGGAAAATGAGTCCAGTAAAAACCACCACAAGAAGGAAGGTGGAGGTGGGAGAAAGAAACTCCGGCTCACAAAAGAGCAATCCATCTTGCTTGAAGACAGCTTCAAACGCCATAGCACCCTTAATCCG gCACAGAAACAGACATTGGCCGAGCAATTGAAACTGAAAGCTAGACAAGTGGAGGTTTGGTTCCAAAATAAAAGAGCAAG AACCAAGTTGAAGCAAACAGAAGTAGACTGTGAATTCTTGAAGAAATGCTGTGAAAGTCTTGGCGACGAGAATAGAAGATTGAAGAAAGAATTGCAGGAGCTTCGATCGCTAAAAGTTGGACAATCACCTTTGtatattcaactccaaaaggCTGCGACTCTTAGAATGTGCCCGTCGTGCGAGAAAAATATCCTCAAAGCTAATGATGAAGGGAAGAACGCGGCCGTCTTCGATGTGGTCCGGAAGAACAAGAAATTGCAGAGCGGGTTTGGTGCTGCTGCTGCTCATGCAAACTAA
- the LOC122318692 gene encoding uncharacterized protein LOC122318692 isoform X1, whose protein sequence is MEEKHEMKSARRKRKSKPQTLSYDNGSLHLHPQLRHVDADTIFALLLAAISNSHRPDSLSLIEKCLIKLPHSLLSTKPNHILSLLPFLLSSKRAFITSRGAEIVGMASLFSLEMNERIAFDADIVKGLVSALASSKRSVLMAACNAVLDMSTTSVARERLLASSALESLMFGFLQVPKSPVMQVSLCTVVDGNATCLKIGFEEEELPILLLTASVILINSCNTEQLEKIPTNLSETFLVLLKKLWAKVHNQMLLPNTMRSIQEAHIYVSNIRTDNIAESIFRLSINSSQATAALPFEVVKRSIFGLGSSSFEDFMLNHWEVSPFRISRAVDVRDDVFSSFLQSLHSTETVPSFLSLILQNTVSCFPISSDELGILSFLEEVRNKLGCPIIYQQDIRVLRTESQLKREVHFFKESLNSCYKNGSHLFNIDDVLKCEEAYQEGYTVALRGMEFRFESIAAIANGVASIFGQPSVGVNMYLTPPNSQGLARHFDDHCVFVCQLFGTKKWTVFSQPNAQLPRLYDSLDRLPGAEAEVSVAECREILLKEGDILYIPRGFPHEACTDNGGSNGSAGFSLHLTLGIEVEPPFEWEGFAHVALCCWSQTQKQPQFSLLDSAVLLDVISVNVLHVAIGLVGDSDPTFRKACLVAAISLSSDTGCWLDLNQRTIFSHLIDKVNTESRFLEAFRSIEVAIQKTEDPFHQIRWLRLLNMEGESIEGIDWDVPFVEMAKLFPLCVRHKDQVEATFMRVKSRFCDEVLFGDVVDSYKMLLDKYRKVINKIAFGVVRFCCISCVKL, encoded by the exons ATGGAGGagaagcatgagatgaagagcgCACGCCGAAAAAGGAAAAGCAAACCCCAGACTCTCTCTTACGACAACGGTAGCCTTCACCTTCACCCTCAACTTCGACATGTTGATGCCGACACCATTTTCGCTCTGTTACTCGCAGCGATCTCCAACTCTCACAGACCCGACTCCCTTTCCTTGATCGAGAAATGTCTAATCAAGCTCCCTCACTCTCTTCTCTCCACCAAACCCAATCACATCCTCTCTTTGCTTCCCTTCCTCCTCAGTTCCAA AAGGGCCTTCATAACGTCTCGCGGCGCGGAGATTGTGGGCATGGCGTCGCTGTTTTCACTCGAAATGAATGAACGGATTGCTTTCGATGCTGATATTGTGAAAGGTCTGGTTTCGGCTTTGGCAAGTTCTAAGAGGAGTGTGTTGATGGCTGCGTGCAATGCTGTTCTGGATATGTCGACAACCTCGGTTGCTCGAGAACGCCTGCTGGCATCCTCCGCTTTGGAGAGTCTAAT GTTTGGATTCCTTCAGGTTCCTAAATCTCCAGTGATGCAAGTCTCTCTATGCACTGTAGTTGATGGAAATGCTACCTGTCTCAAGATCGGGTTTGAGGAAGAAGAACTCCCAATATTACTTCTTACTGCATCTGTAATTCTCATTAACTCCTGCAACACGGAACAGTTGGAAAAGATCCCAACAAATCTATCTGAAACTTTCTTGGTCCTTTTGAAAAAGCTGTGGGCTAAAGTGCATAATCAAATGTTGCTTCCCAACACCATGAGATCCATCCAAGAGGCACACATTTATGTAAGCAACATTAGAACTGATAATATCGCTGAAAGCATCTTTAGGCTTTCCATTAATAGTAGTCAAGCTACAGCAGCTTTGCCTTTTGAAGTGGTCAAAAGAAGTATCTTTGGTTTGGGTAGTTCTAGTTTTGAAGATTTCATGTTAAATCATTGGGAGGTATCACCCTTTAGAATTTCAAGGGCTGTGGATGTAAGAGATGATGTTTTCAGTTCATTTTTACAGTCTCTACACTCAACCGAAACAGttccctcttttctttctttaatcctTCAAAACACTGTGTCTTGTTTTCCTATTTCTTCAGATGAACTAGGTATCCTTAGTTTTTTGGAGGAGGTGAGGAATAAATTGGGTTGCCCTATAATCTATCAGCAAGACATACGGGTGTTAAGAACAGAAAGCCAATTGAAAAGAGAGGTGCATTTCTTTAAGGAGAGTCTCAACTCTTGCTACAAAAATGGTTCCCACCTTTTTAACATTGATGATGTTTTGAAAtgtgaagaagcatatcaagaggGTTACACAGTAGCACTTCGTGGCATGGAATTTCGCTTTGAGAGCATCGCCGCTATTGCAAATGGAGTAGCATCTATCTTTGGCCAACCATCTGTGGGTGTCAATATGTACTTGACGCCGCCTAATTCTCAGGGTTTGGCTCGTCACTTTGACGACcactgtgtgtttgtttgccaACTTTTTGGAACTAAGAAATGGACTGTTTTTTCTCAGCCAAATGCTCAGTTACCTCGCTTATATGATTCTCTTGATAGGCTACCTGGTGCAGAGGCTGAGGTTTCAGTGGCTGAATGCAGAGAGATTTTGCTAAAAGAAGGTGATATCTTGTATATTCCCAGAGGTTTTCCTCACGAGGCATGCACAGATAATGGCGGTTCCAATGGCTCTGCCGGATTTTCCTTACATCTTACACTTGGTATTGAGGTCGAACCGCCTTTTGA GTGGGAGGGATTTGCTCATGTTGCACTTTGTTGCTGGAGCCAGACCCAGAAGCAACCTCAGTTCTCTCTTCTCGATTCTGCAGTACTTCTTGATGTTATTTCTGTGAATGTCTTGCATGTTGCAATTGGGCTAGTAGGTGATTCTGATCCTACCTTCAGGAAGGCTTGCTTAGTTGCTGCAATTTCTTTGTCATCAGACACTGGTTGCTGGCTTGATCTGAATCAGAGAACCATTTTCAGCCATTTGATTGATAAAGTCAACACAGAGTCAAGGTTCTTGGAAGCGTTTAGGAGCATTGAAGTTGCAATTCAGAAAACTGAAGACCCCTTTCATCAGATAAGATGGCTCCGGCTACTCAATATGGAGGGAGAAAGCATTGAAGGAATTGATTGGGATGTGCCTTTCGTGGAGATGGCCAAGTTATTCCCTTTATGTGTAAGACACAAAGATCAGGTAGAAGCAACATTCATGCGTGTCAAGTCTAGGTTCTGTGATGAGGTGTTATTTGGCGATGTAGTAGATAGCTATAAAATGCTACTCGACAAGTATAGGAAG gtaataaataaaattgcatttGGCGTGGTGAGATTTTGCTGCATTTCTTGTGTGAAGTTGTGA
- the LOC122318692 gene encoding uncharacterized protein LOC122318692 isoform X2, translating into MEEKHEMKSARRKRKSKPQTLSYDNGSLHLHPQLRHVDADTIFALLLAAISNSHRPDSLSLIEKCLIKLPHSLLSTKPNHILSLLPFLLSSKRAFITSRGAEIVGMASLFSLEMNERIAFDADIVKGLVSALASSKRSVLMAACNAVLDMSTTSVARERLLASSALESLMFGFLQVPKSPVMQVSLCTVVDGNATCLKIGFEEEELPILLLTASVILINSCNTEQLEKIPTNLSETFLVLLKKLWAKVHNQMLLPNTMRSIQEAHIYVSNIRTDNIAESIFRLSINSSQATAALPFEVVKRSIFGLGSSSFEDFMLNHWEVSPFRISRAVDVRDDVFSSFLQSLHSTETVPSFLSLILQNTVSCFPISSDELGILSFLEEVRNKLGCPIIYQQDIRVLRTESQLKREVHFFKESLNSCYKNGSHLFNIDDVLKCEEAYQEGYTVALRGMEFRFESIAAIANGVASIFGQPSVGVNMYLTPPNSQGLARHFDDHCVFVCQLFGTKKWTVFSQPNAQLPRLYDSLDRLPGAEAEVSVAECREILLKEGDILYIPRGFPHEACTDNGGSNGSAGFSLHLTLGIEVEPPFEWEGFAHVALCCWSQTQKQPQFSLLDSAVLLDVISVNVLHVAIGLVGDSDPTFRKACLVAAISLSSDTGCWLDLNQRTIFSHLIDKVNTESRFLEAFRSIEVAIQKTEDPFHQIRWLRLLNMEGESIEGIDWDVPFVEMAKLFPLCVRHKDQVEATFMRVKSRFCDEVLFGDVVDSYKMLLDKYRKVRKQYMNGMVSLHRTS; encoded by the exons ATGGAGGagaagcatgagatgaagagcgCACGCCGAAAAAGGAAAAGCAAACCCCAGACTCTCTCTTACGACAACGGTAGCCTTCACCTTCACCCTCAACTTCGACATGTTGATGCCGACACCATTTTCGCTCTGTTACTCGCAGCGATCTCCAACTCTCACAGACCCGACTCCCTTTCCTTGATCGAGAAATGTCTAATCAAGCTCCCTCACTCTCTTCTCTCCACCAAACCCAATCACATCCTCTCTTTGCTTCCCTTCCTCCTCAGTTCCAA AAGGGCCTTCATAACGTCTCGCGGCGCGGAGATTGTGGGCATGGCGTCGCTGTTTTCACTCGAAATGAATGAACGGATTGCTTTCGATGCTGATATTGTGAAAGGTCTGGTTTCGGCTTTGGCAAGTTCTAAGAGGAGTGTGTTGATGGCTGCGTGCAATGCTGTTCTGGATATGTCGACAACCTCGGTTGCTCGAGAACGCCTGCTGGCATCCTCCGCTTTGGAGAGTCTAAT GTTTGGATTCCTTCAGGTTCCTAAATCTCCAGTGATGCAAGTCTCTCTATGCACTGTAGTTGATGGAAATGCTACCTGTCTCAAGATCGGGTTTGAGGAAGAAGAACTCCCAATATTACTTCTTACTGCATCTGTAATTCTCATTAACTCCTGCAACACGGAACAGTTGGAAAAGATCCCAACAAATCTATCTGAAACTTTCTTGGTCCTTTTGAAAAAGCTGTGGGCTAAAGTGCATAATCAAATGTTGCTTCCCAACACCATGAGATCCATCCAAGAGGCACACATTTATGTAAGCAACATTAGAACTGATAATATCGCTGAAAGCATCTTTAGGCTTTCCATTAATAGTAGTCAAGCTACAGCAGCTTTGCCTTTTGAAGTGGTCAAAAGAAGTATCTTTGGTTTGGGTAGTTCTAGTTTTGAAGATTTCATGTTAAATCATTGGGAGGTATCACCCTTTAGAATTTCAAGGGCTGTGGATGTAAGAGATGATGTTTTCAGTTCATTTTTACAGTCTCTACACTCAACCGAAACAGttccctcttttctttctttaatcctTCAAAACACTGTGTCTTGTTTTCCTATTTCTTCAGATGAACTAGGTATCCTTAGTTTTTTGGAGGAGGTGAGGAATAAATTGGGTTGCCCTATAATCTATCAGCAAGACATACGGGTGTTAAGAACAGAAAGCCAATTGAAAAGAGAGGTGCATTTCTTTAAGGAGAGTCTCAACTCTTGCTACAAAAATGGTTCCCACCTTTTTAACATTGATGATGTTTTGAAAtgtgaagaagcatatcaagaggGTTACACAGTAGCACTTCGTGGCATGGAATTTCGCTTTGAGAGCATCGCCGCTATTGCAAATGGAGTAGCATCTATCTTTGGCCAACCATCTGTGGGTGTCAATATGTACTTGACGCCGCCTAATTCTCAGGGTTTGGCTCGTCACTTTGACGACcactgtgtgtttgtttgccaACTTTTTGGAACTAAGAAATGGACTGTTTTTTCTCAGCCAAATGCTCAGTTACCTCGCTTATATGATTCTCTTGATAGGCTACCTGGTGCAGAGGCTGAGGTTTCAGTGGCTGAATGCAGAGAGATTTTGCTAAAAGAAGGTGATATCTTGTATATTCCCAGAGGTTTTCCTCACGAGGCATGCACAGATAATGGCGGTTCCAATGGCTCTGCCGGATTTTCCTTACATCTTACACTTGGTATTGAGGTCGAACCGCCTTTTGA GTGGGAGGGATTTGCTCATGTTGCACTTTGTTGCTGGAGCCAGACCCAGAAGCAACCTCAGTTCTCTCTTCTCGATTCTGCAGTACTTCTTGATGTTATTTCTGTGAATGTCTTGCATGTTGCAATTGGGCTAGTAGGTGATTCTGATCCTACCTTCAGGAAGGCTTGCTTAGTTGCTGCAATTTCTTTGTCATCAGACACTGGTTGCTGGCTTGATCTGAATCAGAGAACCATTTTCAGCCATTTGATTGATAAAGTCAACACAGAGTCAAGGTTCTTGGAAGCGTTTAGGAGCATTGAAGTTGCAATTCAGAAAACTGAAGACCCCTTTCATCAGATAAGATGGCTCCGGCTACTCAATATGGAGGGAGAAAGCATTGAAGGAATTGATTGGGATGTGCCTTTCGTGGAGATGGCCAAGTTATTCCCTTTATGTGTAAGACACAAAGATCAGGTAGAAGCAACATTCATGCGTGTCAAGTCTAGGTTCTGTGATGAGGTGTTATTTGGCGATGTAGTAGATAGCTATAAAATGCTACTCGACAAGTATAGGAAGGTCAGAAAGCAGTACATGAATGGAATGGTTTCACTGCACCGTACATCGTGA
- the LOC122317789 gene encoding transmembrane protein 230-like, with protein MAYVDHAFSITDEDIMMETSYTVNNRPPIKEIALAISLLVFGTLGIIVGFLMAFNHVGGDRAHGLFFAILGSILFLPGFYYTRIAYYAYKGYKGFSFSNIPAV; from the exons ATGGCGTACGTCGACCACGCTTTCTCGATAACGGACGAGGACATAATGATGGAGACCTCTTACACGGTGAACAACCGGCCTCCCATCAAGGAGATCGCTCTCGCCATCTCCCTTCTCGTCTTCGGTACCCTCGGCATCATCGTCGGTTTCCTCATGGCCTTCAACCACGTCGGCGGCGACCGTGCTCACG GGCTCTTCTTTGCAATACTGGGTTCGATCTTGTTCCTTCCGGGGTTTTACTATACAAGAATTGCGTACTATGCATATAAGGGATATAAGGGCTTCTCTTTCTCCAACATACCTGCTGTATAA